The proteins below are encoded in one region of Caulobacter henricii:
- a CDS encoding type II toxin-antitoxin system RelE/ParE family toxin — translation MRRLEIARKARRDIDHLLWESQKLHGPRAAERYQRLISVAFSDLRSDPACPTSRPGEIGDLRLYALRVPARRLKGADRVSAPPHVVAYRFDDDRVMILRLLHEAMDLPDHLRLAASAEDGEA, via the coding sequence ATGAGGCGGCTGGAGATCGCCCGCAAGGCGCGGCGCGACATCGACCACCTGCTTTGGGAGAGCCAAAAGCTTCATGGCCCGCGGGCGGCTGAACGCTATCAGCGGCTCATCAGCGTGGCTTTCTCGGACCTGCGCTCGGACCCTGCTTGCCCGACGTCCAGGCCCGGCGAGATCGGCGACTTGCGACTGTATGCACTGAGAGTCCCGGCGCGACGCCTCAAGGGCGCCGACCGCGTAAGTGCGCCGCCTCATGTCGTCGCTTACCGCTTCGACGATGATCGCGTGATGATCCTTCGATTGCTGCACGAGGCGATGGACTTGCCAGACCACCTGCGTCTTGCGGCAAGTGCTGAAGACGGAGAGGCATGA
- a CDS encoding OsmC family protein, with amino-acid sequence MTDTPRPSAIAADSGHGGLQTFVTAGPTSLVADVKVSAGGLDLGPDPHDLVAAGLAACTTMTLRLYAKRKNWALGAVHVEVRSSREPDMTPPERFDREITLDGDLDAEQRERLLAIAELCPIHKLLTQGARVVTTVG; translated from the coding sequence ATGACCGATACCCCTCGCCCCAGTGCCATCGCCGCTGACAGCGGCCACGGCGGCCTGCAGACCTTCGTAACCGCCGGCCCGACCAGTCTGGTGGCCGATGTGAAGGTCTCGGCCGGCGGTCTGGATCTGGGACCTGACCCGCATGACCTGGTCGCGGCGGGCCTGGCGGCCTGCACGACCATGACCCTGCGCCTCTACGCCAAGCGCAAGAACTGGGCTCTGGGCGCGGTGCATGTGGAGGTGCGCAGCAGCCGGGAGCCCGACATGACGCCGCCGGAGCGGTTTGATCGCGAGATCACCCTCGACGGCGATCTGGACGCCGAGCAGCGCGAACGCCTGCTGGCCATCGCCGAACTGTGCCCGATCCACAAGCTGCTGACCCAGGGGGCGCGGGTGGTGACGACGGTGGGGTGA
- a CDS encoding NAD(P)H-dependent oxidoreductase: protein MLLEKLNWRYATKKMDPAKTVSDDKVERIVEAARLAPTSSGLQPFEVYVVTNPEVREKIKAIAWNQAQITDGSHLLVFAAWDNYTADRINHMFDLVNEVRGFRNEGWENYRQMLLASYPQRDAQLNYEHAARQAYIAVGLSLAQAAFEEVDATPMEGFDPASLDAILGLGERGLRSVVIIPLGYRQPEGDWLVNLKKVRRPRDQFVTDVK, encoded by the coding sequence GTGCTGCTTGAAAAGCTGAACTGGCGCTATGCCACCAAGAAGATGGATCCGGCCAAGACCGTGTCGGATGACAAGGTCGAGCGCATTGTCGAGGCCGCGCGCCTGGCCCCGACCTCCAGCGGCCTGCAGCCGTTCGAGGTCTATGTGGTGACCAATCCCGAGGTGCGGGAAAAGATCAAGGCCATCGCCTGGAACCAGGCCCAGATCACCGACGGCTCACACCTGCTGGTGTTCGCCGCCTGGGATAACTACACCGCCGACCGCATCAACCACATGTTCGACCTGGTCAACGAGGTCCGGGGCTTCCGCAACGAAGGCTGGGAAAACTACCGCCAGATGCTGCTGGCCTCCTATCCGCAGCGTGATGCGCAGCTGAACTATGAGCATGCCGCCCGTCAGGCCTATATCGCCGTCGGCCTGTCCCTGGCCCAGGCGGCCTTTGAAGAGGTCGACGCCACCCCGATGGAGGGCTTCGATCCGGCCTCGCTGGACGCGATACTCGGCCTGGGCGAGCGCGGCCTGCGCTCGGTGGTCATCATCCCGCTGGGCTACCGCCAGCCCGAGGGCGACTGGCTGGTCAATCTGAAGAAGGTCCGCCGTCCGCGCGACCAGTTCGTCACCGACGTGAAGTAG
- a CDS encoding response regulator, with amino-acid sequence MLDSSRINLNSAKVLVADDNENARTILQDMLRSFGANDIIAVKDGTEAKSLLAKQHFDLVITDGAMPECDGYELVRWLRNRPKDEDRITPAIIISAHTRESQVAAGRDCGANYIIAKPISPQVLLERIFYISNEPRSFIVGDSYAGPDRRWKHQGPPSQEEGRRKSDLSLDIGAAQDENLSENELDDLVKPQKAAS; translated from the coding sequence ATGCTGGATAGCAGCCGAATTAATCTTAATTCCGCGAAAGTTCTGGTCGCTGATGATAACGAGAATGCCCGCACCATCCTTCAAGACATGCTGCGATCCTTTGGGGCGAATGACATCATCGCCGTCAAGGATGGCACCGAGGCCAAAAGCCTGCTGGCCAAGCAGCATTTCGATCTGGTGATCACCGACGGCGCCATGCCCGAATGCGATGGCTATGAATTGGTTCGCTGGCTGCGAAACCGCCCAAAAGACGAAGACCGTATAACCCCGGCCATCATCATCTCGGCTCACACCCGCGAATCCCAGGTGGCCGCCGGCCGCGACTGCGGGGCCAACTACATCATCGCCAAGCCGATCAGCCCTCAGGTCCTGCTGGAGCGCATCTTCTACATCTCGAACGAGCCCCGCAGCTTCATTGTCGGCGACAGCTATGCCGGGCCGGACCGGCGCTGGAAGCATCAGGGCCCGCCGAGCCAGGAAGAGGGCCGACGCAAGAGCGACCTGTCCCTCGATATCGGCGCGGCCCAGGACGAGAACCTGAGCGAGAACGAACTCGACGACCTGGTCAAACCCCAGAAGGCGGCATCATGA
- a CDS encoding heme NO-binding domain-containing protein produces the protein MKGVVFNLLQAVVSEAHGDDAWDDLIDRAAASGAYTSLGNYDDAELESLVEAACEKLGLDRGAVLRWFGQQAMPHLASAYPAFFEGHVGTRTFMAGINDIIHAEVRKLYVGAECPHFNMRNAASDQMDLDYISSRRMCALAQGFTEGAARHFGEEIDFQHLTCTDRGDPRCTFRIAWPLTQAAHA, from the coding sequence ATGAAGGGCGTTGTTTTCAACCTTTTGCAGGCGGTCGTCTCCGAGGCTCATGGCGATGATGCCTGGGATGACCTTATCGACCGCGCCGCCGCCTCCGGGGCCTATACCTCACTGGGCAACTACGATGACGCCGAGCTGGAAAGCCTGGTCGAGGCGGCCTGCGAAAAGCTGGGTCTGGATCGCGGAGCGGTGCTGCGCTGGTTCGGGCAGCAGGCCATGCCGCATCTGGCCAGCGCCTATCCGGCATTCTTCGAGGGCCACGTCGGAACCCGGACCTTCATGGCGGGCATCAACGACATCATCCATGCCGAGGTGCGAAAGCTCTATGTCGGGGCGGAGTGCCCGCACTTCAACATGCGGAACGCCGCAAGCGACCAGATGGACCTGGACTATATCTCGTCCCGCCGCATGTGCGCCCTGGCCCAGGGCTTCACCGAGGGCGCGGCCCGCCATTTCGGCGAGGAGATCGACTTTCAGCATCTGACCTGCACGGATCGGGGAGATCCGCGCTGCACGTTCCGGATCGCCTGGCCCCTCACCCAGGCGGCCCATGCCTAG
- the uvrB gene encoding excinuclease ABC subunit UvrB encodes MPSTPDNGVSDVSTPFVMDIVPGGSMPALWTPHRPARPAKSEGGRAFKLVSEYSPAGDQPTAIAELVEGLENGDQDQVLLGVTGSGKTFTMAKVIEATQRPALILAPNKTLAAQLYSEMKSFFPENAVEYFVSYYDYYQPEAYVPRTDTYIEKDSSINEQIDRMRHSATRAILERDDVIIVASVSCIYGIGSVETYTAMTFTLEVGQTVNEKQLMADLVAQQYKRNDAAFERGTFRRRGDTLEIFPAHYEDRAWRVSLFGDEVEAIAEFDPLTGKKTADLESIKVYANSHHVTPRPTLRQAIIEIRKELKERLAWMYENGKLLEAQRLEQRTTFDLEMIETTGSCAGIENYSRYLSGRKTGEPPPTFFEYIPDNALLFTDESHQTVPQIGAMYKGDRSRKWTLAEYGFRLPSALDNRPLKFEEWDAMRPQSVHVSATPAAWELERSGGVFAEQVIRPTGLIDPPVEVRPVSKDGASQVDDVIDEIRQTKAKGYRSLVTVLTKKMAEDLTEYINEQGLAVRYMHSDVDTLERIEIIRDLRLGKFDVLVGINLLREGLDIPECGLVAILDADKEGFLRSETSLIQTIGRAARNIDGKVILYADRITGSMERAMGETQRRRDKQHQFNLDNGITPESVKRDIKDILNSPFERGDRVTVPIGGLHEGGGDKPFSGDNFKAALKDLEARMREAASNLEFETAARLRDEIKRMKLMDLEFANEVLTAPGEAVDKAMPKRVRAELRAEQAEAFRKSRL; translated from the coding sequence ATGCCCAGCACCCCGGACAACGGCGTTTCCGACGTCTCGACCCCCTTCGTCATGGATATCGTGCCCGGCGGCTCTATGCCCGCCCTGTGGACGCCGCACCGGCCGGCGCGTCCCGCCAAGTCGGAAGGCGGCCGGGCCTTCAAGCTGGTCTCGGAATATTCCCCCGCCGGCGACCAGCCGACCGCCATCGCCGAACTGGTCGAGGGGCTGGAGAACGGTGACCAGGACCAGGTGCTGCTGGGCGTCACCGGCTCGGGCAAGACCTTCACCATGGCCAAGGTGATCGAGGCCACCCAGCGTCCGGCCCTGATCCTGGCCCCCAACAAGACCCTGGCGGCCCAGCTCTACAGCGAGATGAAGTCGTTCTTCCCGGAAAACGCGGTCGAATATTTCGTCAGTTATTACGACTACTACCAGCCCGAAGCCTACGTCCCGCGCACCGACACCTATATCGAGAAGGACAGCTCCATCAACGAGCAGATCGACCGGATGCGCCACTCGGCCACCCGGGCGATCCTGGAGCGCGACGACGTGATCATCGTCGCCTCGGTCTCCTGCATCTACGGCATCGGCTCGGTCGAGACCTATACGGCCATGACCTTCACCCTGGAGGTCGGCCAGACGGTCAACGAGAAGCAGCTGATGGCCGACCTGGTGGCCCAGCAGTACAAGCGCAATGACGCCGCCTTCGAGCGCGGCACCTTCCGCCGTCGCGGCGATACGCTGGAAATCTTCCCCGCCCACTATGAGGACCGCGCCTGGCGGGTCAGCCTGTTCGGCGACGAGGTCGAGGCCATTGCTGAGTTCGACCCGCTGACCGGCAAGAAGACCGCCGACCTCGAGAGCATCAAGGTCTATGCCAACAGCCACCACGTCACCCCGCGCCCCACCCTGCGGCAGGCGATCATCGAGATCCGCAAGGAGCTGAAGGAGCGCCTCGCCTGGATGTACGAGAACGGCAAGCTGCTGGAGGCCCAGCGCCTGGAACAGCGCACCACCTTCGACCTGGAAATGATCGAGACCACCGGCTCCTGCGCCGGCATCGAGAACTACAGCCGCTATCTCTCGGGCCGGAAGACCGGCGAGCCGCCGCCGACCTTCTTCGAATACATCCCCGACAACGCCCTGCTCTTTACCGACGAGAGCCACCAGACGGTTCCGCAGATCGGGGCCATGTACAAGGGCGACCGCAGCCGCAAATGGACCCTGGCCGAGTACGGCTTCCGCCTGCCGAGCGCCCTCGACAACCGCCCTCTGAAGTTCGAGGAATGGGACGCCATGCGGCCCCAGTCGGTGCACGTCTCCGCCACCCCGGCCGCCTGGGAGCTGGAGCGCTCCGGCGGCGTCTTTGCCGAGCAGGTGATCCGCCCCACCGGCCTGATCGACCCGCCGGTCGAGGTGCGCCCGGTCAGCAAGGACGGCGCCTCCCAGGTCGATGACGTCATCGACGAGATCCGCCAGACCAAGGCCAAGGGCTATCGCTCGCTGGTCACCGTCCTGACCAAGAAGATGGCCGAGGACCTGACCGAATATATCAACGAGCAGGGCCTGGCGGTGCGCTACATGCACTCCGACGTCGACACCCTGGAGCGCATCGAAATCATCCGCGACCTGCGGCTGGGCAAGTTCGACGTGCTGGTCGGCATCAACCTGCTGCGCGAGGGCCTCGACATCCCCGAATGCGGCCTGGTGGCCATTCTCGACGCCGACAAGGAAGGCTTCCTGCGCTCGGAAACCAGCCTGATCCAGACCATCGGCCGCGCCGCGCGCAATATCGACGGCAAGGTCATCCTCTATGCCGACCGGATCACCGGCAGCATGGAGCGGGCCATGGGCGAGACCCAGCGCCGCCGCGACAAGCAGCACCAGTTCAACCTCGACAACGGCATCACCCCCGAAAGCGTCAAGCGCGACATCAAGGACATCCTCAACAGCCCGTTCGAGCGCGGCGACCGCGTCACCGTGCCGATCGGCGGCCTGCACGAGGGCGGCGGCGACAAGCCCTTCAGCGGCGACAACTTCAAGGCCGCCCTCAAGGACCTGGAAGCCCGCATGCGCGAAGCCGCCTCCAACCTCGAGTTCGAGACCGCCGCGAGACTGCGCGACGAGATCAAGCGCATGAAGCTGATGGACCTGGAGTTCGCCAACGAGGTCCTGACCGCCCCGGGCGAAGCGGTGGACAAGGCCATGCCCAAGCGGGTGCGGGCCGAGCTGCGGGCCGAGCAGGCTGAGGCGTTCCGGAAGAGCCGGCTGTAG
- a CDS encoding acetyl-CoA carboxylase carboxyltransferase subunit alpha translates to MAAHYLDFERPIADLESKIEELSKLSETAGPGAFELEIQALRDRAQELRVEAYANLDAWQKTMVARHPQRPHLRDYVAGLIEEFVELRGDRKFADDQAIVGGLGRFRGQPVVVMGHEKGHDTTTRLKHNFGMARPEGYRKAVRLMDMAERFNLPVITFVDTAGAYPGLGAEERGQAEAIARSTERCLTLEVPMIATIVGEGGSGGAIALAGANKVLILEHSIYSVISPEGAASILWRDGARAKDAATQMRITAQDLIKIGIVDRIIEEPAGGAHSDHEAALKAVGDALEEELKALSGLDSAALKKQRSDRFYAIGHVGLQ, encoded by the coding sequence ATGGCCGCCCACTATCTCGATTTCGAACGCCCCATCGCGGATCTGGAAAGCAAGATCGAGGAGCTGAGCAAGCTCTCCGAAACCGCTGGCCCAGGCGCATTCGAGCTCGAGATCCAGGCGCTGCGCGATCGCGCCCAGGAACTCCGCGTCGAGGCCTATGCCAATCTCGATGCCTGGCAGAAGACCATGGTCGCCCGCCATCCGCAGCGCCCTCACCTGCGTGACTATGTCGCCGGCCTGATCGAGGAGTTCGTCGAGCTGCGCGGCGACCGCAAGTTCGCCGATGACCAGGCCATTGTCGGCGGGCTGGGACGGTTCCGGGGTCAGCCGGTCGTGGTCATGGGCCACGAAAAGGGTCATGACACCACCACGCGCCTGAAGCACAATTTCGGCATGGCCCGCCCCGAGGGCTACCGCAAGGCCGTGCGCCTGATGGACATGGCCGAACGCTTCAACCTGCCCGTCATCACCTTTGTCGACACTGCCGGGGCCTATCCGGGCCTGGGTGCCGAAGAGCGCGGCCAGGCCGAGGCCATCGCCCGCTCGACCGAGCGCTGCCTGACCCTGGAAGTGCCGATGATCGCCACCATCGTCGGCGAGGGGGGCTCGGGCGGAGCCATCGCCCTGGCCGGGGCCAACAAGGTGCTGATCCTCGAGCACTCGATCTATTCGGTCATCAGCCCAGAGGGCGCGGCCTCGATCCTGTGGCGCGACGGGGCCCGGGCCAAGGATGCCGCGACCCAGATGCGGATCACCGCCCAGGACCTGATCAAGATCGGCATTGTCGACCGCATCATCGAGGAACCGGCCGGCGGGGCCCATTCCGATCACGAGGCGGCCCTCAAGGCGGTGGGCGACGCCCTCGAAGAAGAGCTCAAGGCACTGTCTGGCCTGGATTCCGCCGCACTCAAGAAGCAACGTTCCGATCGCTTCTACGCCATCGGCCACGTCGGCCTGCAATAG
- a CDS encoding ATP-binding protein has protein sequence MPRPLAPTVDPPTVLLERIARLERRLERESRARHEAELIAERETLNLFQQKEQIRLLSELAIMANRGGEVAEVLRMAIQSICTFTSWPIGHVQLVETLADGRRRMRPSGIWWASETFDGAALIAATEAIEFVDGVGLPGVVLSNSRAYWIAADDNRTLPRSRIAPDNGIAAGVALPVLVGSDVVAILEFGQVIAREPGQDTLDFLGQIGAILGRVIERDRATVAAATAQRDLEQMLHRAEAASRAKTQLLAVASHEVRTPLNAVLGLAEALAATPLDDEQRDHLDGIRRSGGMLLRLLSAVMDFVRVESGASAVARTEFDLVQMTRDLLELWRTPAAARGLSMTLDVTALPESHRIISDPGKIEQTLTNLISNAVKFTPDGGAIHVRLSPSVGKADRMLVEVSDTGQGVADEDRDQLFTPFQPARLGRETGGAGMGLAICAANIQALGGEIGCDSEAEARAAGGCRFWFDFPAEPARVGSEPEPESEPEPEAALTLRILAAEDNPANQRVLQLLLAQIGLEARIVDDGLAAVESVQQEPFDLILMDANMPRMNGVEAVKAIRALETKACLTPIVMLTANVFEDDLLRYQEAGVDGVLAKPIIVSELFGILTAVQEMTAAR, from the coding sequence ATGCCTAGACCCCTGGCACCCACGGTCGATCCGCCCACGGTGCTCCTCGAACGGATCGCCCGCCTGGAGCGCCGTCTGGAGCGCGAGAGCCGGGCGCGGCACGAGGCCGAGCTGATCGCCGAGCGCGAGACCCTGAACCTGTTCCAGCAGAAGGAGCAGATTCGGCTGCTGTCGGAGCTGGCCATCATGGCCAACCGCGGCGGCGAGGTCGCCGAGGTCCTGCGGATGGCGATCCAGAGCATCTGCACCTTCACCTCCTGGCCGATCGGTCATGTGCAACTGGTCGAAACCCTGGCCGATGGCCGGCGCCGGATGCGGCCGTCTGGCATCTGGTGGGCCAGCGAAACCTTTGACGGCGCGGCCCTGATCGCCGCGACCGAGGCCATTGAATTCGTCGACGGGGTTGGCCTGCCCGGCGTGGTCCTGTCGAACTCCCGGGCCTACTGGATCGCCGCCGACGACAACCGCACCCTGCCGCGCAGCCGGATCGCCCCGGACAACGGGATCGCTGCCGGGGTCGCCCTGCCCGTCCTGGTCGGGTCCGACGTCGTCGCCATATTGGAGTTCGGCCAGGTGATTGCCCGGGAACCGGGGCAGGACACCCTCGACTTCCTGGGCCAGATCGGCGCGATCCTCGGGCGGGTCATCGAGCGCGACCGGGCCACTGTCGCCGCCGCCACCGCCCAGCGGGACCTGGAGCAGATGCTGCACCGGGCCGAGGCGGCCAGCCGCGCCAAGACCCAGCTCCTGGCGGTCGCCAGCCACGAGGTTCGCACGCCGCTGAACGCTGTCCTCGGCCTGGCCGAGGCCCTGGCGGCGACCCCGCTGGATGATGAGCAGCGCGATCACCTCGACGGCATCCGCCGCTCCGGCGGCATGCTGCTGCGCCTGCTCAGCGCCGTCATGGACTTCGTCCGGGTCGAGTCCGGGGCCAGCGCGGTCGCCCGGACCGAGTTCGACCTCGTGCAAATGACCCGGGACCTGCTCGAGCTGTGGCGAACTCCAGCCGCGGCCCGGGGCCTGTCCATGACCCTGGACGTCACCGCCCTGCCCGAATCCCACAGGATCATCAGCGATCCCGGCAAGATCGAGCAGACCCTCACCAACCTGATCTCCAATGCCGTCAAGTTCACCCCCGACGGCGGCGCAATCCACGTGCGGCTCAGCCCGTCCGTCGGCAAGGCCGACCGGATGCTGGTCGAGGTGAGTGACACCGGCCAGGGCGTCGCCGACGAGGACCGGGACCAGCTGTTCACGCCCTTCCAGCCGGCCCGCCTGGGTCGCGAGACCGGTGGCGCGGGCATGGGCCTGGCGATCTGCGCCGCCAATATCCAGGCGCTCGGCGGCGAGATCGGCTGTGACTCGGAAGCCGAGGCGCGGGCGGCCGGCGGCTGCCGCTTCTGGTTCGACTTTCCGGCCGAGCCGGCCAGAGTCGGGTCCGAACCCGAGCCTGAGTCCGAGCCCGAGCCCGAGGCCGCCCTGACGCTGCGCATTCTCGCCGCCGAGGACAATCCGGCCAACCAGCGCGTCCTGCAGCTGCTGCTGGCCCAGATCGGGCTTGAGGCCCGGATCGTCGATGACGGGCTGGCGGCGGTGGAGTCGGTGCAGCAGGAGCCCTTCGACCTGATCCTGATGGACGCCAACATGCCCCGCATGAACGGGGTCGAGGCCGTGAAGGCCATCCGCGCCCTGGAGACCAAGGCCTGCCTGACGCCGATCGTGATGTTGACCGCCAATGTGTTTGAGGACGACCTGCTGCGCTATCAAGAGGCCGGGGTCGATGGCGTCCTGGCCAAGCCGATCATCGTCTCGGAACTCTTCGGCATCCTGACCGCCGTGCAGGAGATGACGGCCGCGCGCTGA
- a CDS encoding cytochrome P450, translating to MDAQVSKPLIPPAPKVHARDLTDLGAAWAMMRNMVGAWSESGFDTLMIPYNFLGQPGLVVSDPAGVRQVLGSHAARYRRPFQISRILRPIVGDGLLLTEGEIWRRQRKALAPAFTPKAVETLLPHFMAAGQTLAEGLAGQDRVNLSETFHRATLDAVLRALFSRAASGEGAQLGKIARDYLQGQANVNLFDLLARAPGDFGFAERPRRTVGARWMTAVTALIDARRADAPQSQGRDLLDSLLAARDEDGRPLPDLEIRDQCGTMLAAGFETTSRLLFWATYLLALDSATQARVRAEILTFPPDRIRSLEDLSAWPLTRSVLLETLRLYPPAPMMSREVIAEDEIQGCKVSPGHVITISPWLIHRHRKLWDQPTAFLPERFMGHPSPWGMDAFIPFGAGPRVCIGASFAMAESQILLGSLLSRFEVNMADDRPVIPVARISLGPDREPDFRLTPIRRT from the coding sequence ATGGACGCCCAGGTTTCCAAGCCGCTGATCCCGCCCGCGCCAAAGGTTCACGCCAGGGACCTGACTGATCTGGGTGCCGCCTGGGCGATGATGCGCAACATGGTCGGAGCCTGGTCAGAGTCCGGCTTCGACACCCTGATGATCCCCTATAACTTCCTGGGCCAGCCTGGCCTTGTGGTCAGCGACCCGGCCGGGGTCAGGCAGGTACTGGGCTCCCACGCGGCGCGCTATCGCCGCCCCTTCCAGATCAGCCGGATCCTTCGGCCCATTGTCGGCGACGGCCTGCTGCTGACCGAGGGCGAGATCTGGCGACGGCAGCGCAAGGCCCTGGCGCCAGCCTTCACGCCCAAGGCCGTCGAGACCCTGCTGCCGCACTTCATGGCCGCCGGCCAGACCCTGGCCGAAGGTCTGGCGGGCCAGGACCGCGTCAATCTGAGCGAGACCTTCCATCGGGCCACACTCGATGCCGTCCTGCGCGCCCTCTTCTCTCGCGCGGCCAGCGGCGAGGGGGCGCAGCTCGGTAAGATCGCCCGCGACTACCTGCAGGGCCAGGCCAATGTGAACCTTTTCGATCTTCTGGCCCGTGCGCCGGGCGATTTCGGCTTTGCCGAACGGCCGCGACGGACCGTAGGTGCCCGCTGGATGACGGCCGTCACGGCGCTGATCGACGCTCGCAGAGCCGACGCGCCGCAGTCGCAGGGGCGCGATCTGCTGGACAGCCTCCTGGCCGCGCGCGACGAGGACGGCCGCCCCCTGCCCGACCTGGAAATCCGCGATCAGTGCGGGACCATGCTGGCAGCCGGTTTCGAGACCACCTCGCGCCTTCTGTTCTGGGCGACCTATCTGCTGGCCCTGGACTCCGCGACCCAGGCACGGGTCCGCGCCGAAATCCTGACCTTTCCGCCGGACAGGATCCGGTCCCTGGAGGATCTGTCGGCCTGGCCCCTGACCCGATCGGTCCTGCTGGAGACCCTGCGGCTCTACCCGCCCGCCCCGATGATGAGCCGCGAAGTGATCGCTGAGGACGAGATCCAGGGCTGCAAGGTTTCGCCCGGCCATGTGATCACCATCAGCCCGTGGCTGATCCATCGTCATCGCAAGCTTTGGGATCAGCCGACGGCCTTCCTGCCCGAACGCTTTATGGGCCACCCCTCGCCCTGGGGGATGGACGCCTTCATCCCGTTCGGGGCCGGTCCCCGGGTCTGTATCGGGGCCAGCTTTGCCATGGCCGAGAGCCAGATCCTGCTCGGCAGCCTGCTATCGCGATTCGAGGTCAACATGGCTGACGACCGGCCGGTCATACCCGTGGCCCGGATTTCACTGGGGCCCGATCGCGAACCGGACTTCCGGCTGACGCCGATCCGGCGGACATAG
- a CDS encoding lysozyme inhibitor LprI family protein, which produces MMFRTMLIAAALLAVAPVAAHAQAQSKEGVTYSPAYERCLEKPDNENTRGILRCGEAELAVQDARLNKAYKADMADLANAPEPKAALLKAQRAWIAFRDADCASVRALSGGTIAPIVMQICYLEHTARRAQALEDLLKP; this is translated from the coding sequence ATGATGTTCCGGACGATGCTGATCGCTGCGGCCCTTCTGGCCGTTGCCCCCGTCGCGGCCCATGCCCAGGCCCAGTCCAAGGAGGGCGTCACCTATAGCCCCGCCTATGAACGCTGTCTGGAAAAGCCGGACAACGAAAATACACGCGGGATCCTTCGCTGCGGCGAAGCCGAGCTCGCGGTTCAGGACGCCCGGCTGAACAAGGCCTACAAGGCGGACATGGCCGACCTGGCCAATGCTCCTGAGCCCAAGGCGGCGCTGCTCAAGGCCCAGCGGGCCTGGATCGCCTTTCGCGATGCCGACTGCGCGTCAGTCCGGGCGTTGAGCGGCGGCACCATCGCCCCGATCGTCATGCAGATCTGTTATCTGGAGCACACGGCCCGCCGGGCCCAGGCCCTGGAAGACCTGCTCAAGCCCTGA
- a CDS encoding NAD(P)H-dependent flavin oxidoreductase: protein MVPENHQGDPRMAIKTRFTELFGVEHPIAQGGMQWVGKAELVAAVANAGALGFITALTQPTPEELAKEIARTRDLTDKPFGVNLTILPAIKPPPYAEYRAAIIDSGIKIVETAGYKPQEHVDHFRANGVKVIHKCTAVRHALSAERMGVDAISIDGFECAGHPGEDDIPGLILIAAAADKVKIPMLASGGIADARGLVAALALGADGVNMGTRFCVTQEAPIPMAFKEQMVANDERQTDLIFRTLHNTARVMRNAVSQEVVQIERAGGAKFEDVQHLVAGSRGRDALAEGDTNGGIWSAGMVQGLIHDIPTVKDLVDRMVAEAEAIIRGRLAGMVG, encoded by the coding sequence ATAGTCCCTGAAAATCATCAGGGAGATCCGCGCATGGCCATCAAGACCCGCTTCACCGAGCTTTTCGGCGTCGAGCACCCCATCGCCCAGGGCGGCATGCAATGGGTCGGCAAGGCCGAACTGGTCGCGGCCGTGGCCAATGCGGGGGCCCTGGGCTTCATCACCGCCCTGACCCAGCCGACGCCGGAAGAGCTGGCCAAGGAGATCGCCCGCACCCGCGACCTCACCGACAAGCCGTTCGGCGTCAACTTGACCATCCTGCCGGCCATCAAGCCGCCGCCCTATGCCGAGTATCGCGCCGCGATCATCGACAGCGGCATCAAGATCGTCGAGACCGCCGGCTACAAGCCGCAGGAGCATGTCGATCACTTCCGGGCCAATGGCGTGAAGGTGATCCACAAGTGCACCGCCGTCCGTCACGCGCTCAGCGCCGAGCGCATGGGCGTCGACGCCATCAGCATCGATGGCTTCGAATGTGCCGGCCACCCGGGCGAGGATGACATTCCCGGCCTGATCCTGATCGCCGCCGCGGCCGACAAGGTGAAGATCCCGATGCTGGCCTCGGGCGGGATCGCCGATGCGCGCGGCCTGGTCGCGGCCCTGGCCCTCGGGGCCGACGGCGTCAATATGGGCACCCGCTTCTGCGTTACCCAGGAGGCCCCGATCCCCATGGCCTTCAAGGAGCAGATGGTGGCCAATGACGAGCGCCAGACCGATCTGATCTTCCGGACCCTGCACAATACCGCCCGCGTCATGCGCAATGCCGTCAGCCAGGAGGTCGTGCAGATCGAGCGGGCCGGCGGGGCCAAGTTCGAGGACGTCCAGCACCTGGTCGCCGGCAGCCGGGGCCGCGACGCCCTGGCCGAGGGCGATACCAATGGCGGCATCTGGTCTGCCGGCATGGTCCAGGGCCTGATCCATGACATTCCCACCGTGAAGGACCTCGTTGACCGCATGGTTGCCGAGGCCGAGGCCATCATCCGGGGTCGCCTGGCCGGCATGGTCGGCTGA